One genomic region from Candidatus Hydrogenedens sp. encodes:
- a CDS encoding 6-carboxytetrahydropterin synthase, whose product MLQISKCMYFDSAHKNEHKGGKYASLHGHTFFIEVIAHGEIDERYGWIVDFSEIKKYLAPIISILDHSYLNEIPELKDNATLPYIKHWIIQQLTEKPWWFKDIQIGIVGDLSFAPHLCPPIHSLPELWCFSFESAQSLPKLPLEHPCHRLHGHSYFVKVHSDQMESLPKALKEIYDILDHRWLNEIEGLEQATSEILTLWIVEKLRYLGHKPDTVIVQETPSSFCLWKDEIK is encoded by the coding sequence ATGCTACAAATTTCAAAATGTATGTATTTTGATTCTGCCCATAAAAATGAACATAAAGGAGGCAAATATGCAAGCCTTCATGGGCATACATTTTTTATCGAGGTTATCGCCCACGGAGAAATTGATGAGCGATACGGTTGGATTGTCGATTTTAGTGAGATTAAAAAATATTTAGCACCTATCATCTCTATCCTTGACCATTCCTATTTGAATGAAATTCCAGAATTGAAAGATAACGCAACACTTCCCTATATAAAACATTGGATTATTCAGCAACTCACTGAAAAACCATGGTGGTTCAAAGATATACAAATTGGAATTGTTGGTGACCTTAGTTTCGCACCACATTTATGCCCCCCAATACATTCTCTTCCAGAACTATGGTGTTTTTCTTTTGAATCTGCACAATCATTACCTAAACTTCCGTTAGAACATCCTTGCCACCGTCTCCATGGACATAGTTACTTTGTAAAAGTGCATTCAGACCAAATGGAGTCGCTACCCAAAGCATTAAAAGAAATATATGACATACTTGACCATCGCTGGTTAAACGAGATAGAAGGATTAGAACAGGCTACAAGTGAAATATTAACCCTTTGGATCGTTGAAAAATTAAGATATTTAGGTCATAAACCAGATACAGTGATTGTTCAAGAAACCCCATCCTCCTTTTGTCTATGGAAAGACGAAATAAAATAG
- a CDS encoding 4Fe-4S binding protein — translation MKFKKPRSWTQWIRRLSQLIFFVLFLVLAWQLHFLEPGNNAEPYKIFFHLDPLIFLLTLLSTLSFITLSLLCLITVVVTLILGRVFCGWFCPFGAYHTFFSWLAQRGKKRKEYQSRTSAHRVKYFILFAMLGMSLFGGHWFGIFDPFSFFYRALSTGVFPAIHIGVEEASTAIYREDPKILGLRITKITEPIYQKLRTDIFRMTQKTFYTEGTIIFFMLIFVTGLNFVRPRFWCRYICPLGGLLGIISQKPLLRLFNDENTCINCRQCSKACPAGAQPDQRGNWLPTECFVCWNCVASCKSDSISFQFQRLGKPKIKTGQLDYPRRTILTAMATGTVGMLGFRVVPQAKQGQPFPDMLIRPPGARMEREFLQRCIQCGACMRVCPTNAIQPTGIEAGWEALWTPKLVPKIGYCLYSCNMCGQVCPTQAIQPLTLAEKQKTKIGLATFDKGRCIPYSYGRECAVCEEHCPLSPKAIYLVEREVITRDGNVVKIKQPEVDPNLCIGCGICEWSCVFQDRAAIRVTCANESRNSKNQPILTFDTSYPSEVDSGSQNSPY, via the coding sequence ATGAAGTTTAAGAAACCTCGTTCATGGACGCAGTGGATACGGCGTCTATCGCAGTTGATTTTTTTTGTTTTGTTTCTGGTACTTGCGTGGCAATTACATTTTCTCGAACCAGGCAATAATGCTGAACCCTACAAAATCTTTTTTCATCTTGACCCATTAATCTTCTTGTTAACTCTCTTATCAACCTTGAGTTTTATCACTTTATCATTGCTGTGCCTAATAACTGTAGTAGTAACCTTAATTTTAGGTAGGGTATTTTGTGGTTGGTTTTGTCCATTTGGAGCGTATCATACGTTTTTTTCATGGTTAGCCCAAAGAGGTAAAAAAAGGAAAGAATATCAAAGTCGGACTTCTGCCCATCGTGTCAAATATTTCATTCTATTTGCTATGTTGGGCATGAGTCTTTTTGGAGGGCATTGGTTTGGCATCTTTGATCCATTTTCATTTTTCTATCGGGCACTTTCAACGGGAGTATTCCCTGCGATCCATATAGGTGTTGAAGAGGCAAGCACAGCTATTTATAGGGAAGACCCAAAAATATTGGGATTACGTATTACCAAAATAACAGAACCTATCTATCAGAAACTTAGAACTGATATTTTTAGAATGACACAAAAAACCTTCTACACGGAAGGGACAATTATTTTTTTCATGCTTATTTTTGTAACAGGACTTAACTTTGTTCGTCCACGTTTTTGGTGTCGTTATATATGTCCCCTTGGTGGTCTTTTAGGTATTATTTCTCAGAAGCCGTTGTTAAGATTGTTCAATGATGAAAATACATGTATTAATTGTCGTCAATGTAGTAAAGCATGTCCAGCAGGAGCACAACCTGACCAGCGTGGTAATTGGCTACCTACGGAGTGTTTTGTTTGTTGGAATTGTGTTGCTTCCTGCAAATCCGACTCTATTTCATTTCAATTCCAACGTTTAGGAAAGCCTAAAATTAAAACCGGACAACTCGACTATCCAAGAAGGACGATTCTTACGGCTATGGCAACTGGTACTGTTGGGATGCTTGGTTTTCGTGTAGTTCCGCAGGCAAAGCAAGGACAGCCTTTTCCTGATATGCTTATTCGTCCACCAGGTGCAAGAATGGAACGAGAGTTTCTCCAACGGTGTATACAATGTGGTGCATGTATGCGAGTGTGTCCGACAAATGCTATTCAACCGACAGGAATTGAGGCTGGTTGGGAGGCACTTTGGACTCCAAAATTAGTCCCCAAAATTGGTTATTGTCTATATAGTTGTAACATGTGTGGTCAGGTTTGTCCAACTCAGGCTATTCAACCATTGACATTAGCAGAAAAACAAAAGACAAAGATTGGACTTGCCACCTTTGACAAAGGTAGATGTATTCCCTACTCTTATGGTCGGGAATGTGCTGTTTGTGAAGAGCATTGTCCTTTATCACCTAAGGCTATATATCTTGTTGAGCGGGAAGTTATCACGAGAGATGGGAACGTAGTAAAAATTAAACAGCCTGAGGTTGACCCTAACTTATGTATTGGTTGTGGAATTTGTGAATGGTCTTGTGTATTTCAAGACAGGGCAGCTATTCGTGTAACCTGTGCTAATGAGTCCCGAAACTCTAAGAATCAGCCGATTTTGACTTTTGATACTTCCTACCCGAGTGAAGTTGATAGCGGTTCTCAAAATAGTCCTTATTAA
- a CDS encoding DUF362 domain-containing protein, whose protein sequence is MNKRTRRQFFIETGCFAGALALQPLMAKAQDTSAPLDMVVCKWKGEPIVEEPTREIAEKLTKKAIESLGGMGRFIKKGDVVWIKPNMAWDRTPEQAANTNPDLLRTVIELCFNAGAKTVKIGDNTVNDATKSYVTSGIANVAKETGAELIYIDRSRFKETDIGGERVKKIPLYPEIIESDIVIDIPVAKHHASTTVTLAMKNYMGVIENRRMFHQDLPTCIKDITAYMKPKISILDAIRVLTANGPTGGDLKDVKRLNIVAVSTDIVALDAFGSEILGYEPQKIGTVMKGFEAGLGQIDYKNKLKFQEIIV, encoded by the coding sequence ATGAACAAGAGAACAAGACGGCAATTCTTCATTGAGACAGGTTGTTTTGCAGGCGCATTAGCCTTACAACCTTTAATGGCGAAGGCTCAGGACACATCGGCACCGCTTGATATGGTTGTCTGTAAATGGAAAGGAGAACCTATTGTAGAAGAACCGACACGTGAGATAGCAGAAAAGTTAACCAAGAAGGCTATTGAATCACTTGGAGGTATGGGACGGTTTATTAAGAAAGGTGATGTAGTTTGGATTAAGCCAAATATGGCGTGGGATAGGACGCCAGAACAAGCGGCAAATACGAACCCAGATTTATTAAGGACAGTTATTGAACTTTGTTTTAATGCGGGTGCCAAAACAGTGAAGATTGGTGACAATACAGTTAACGATGCAACAAAATCCTATGTAACCAGTGGGATTGCTAATGTGGCTAAGGAAACAGGTGCTGAACTTATATATATTGACCGTAGCCGTTTTAAGGAGACTGATATTGGTGGTGAACGGGTGAAAAAGATACCGTTATACCCAGAAATAATAGAATCGGATATTGTAATTGATATACCTGTTGCAAAGCATCATGCTTCGACTACAGTAACGTTAGCAATGAAAAATTATATGGGCGTGATAGAAAATCGTCGGATGTTCCATCAAGATTTGCCAACATGTATTAAAGATATTACTGCATATATGAAACCAAAAATCAGTATACTTGATGCTATACGTGTGTTGACTGCTAACGGTCCAACGGGAGGTGACCTGAAGGATGTAAAGAGGCTAAATATTGTTGCGGTATCGACTGACATTGTTGCTCTGGATGCTTTTGGCAGTGAGATATTAGGATATGAACCTCAAAAAATTGGGACCGTGATGAAAGGCTTTGAAGCGGGTTTAGGTCAAATAGATTATAAAAATAAATTAAAGTTTCAAGAAATCATAGTATAA
- a CDS encoding prolyl oligopeptidase family serine peptidase, translated as MKEEPKKTHVYLRPVQELYNPASKLTIRPKTKGLFVHEPHCIYAEAYGIALTMDIFKPIGKSNGIGIIDVVSNGWFSDRHQLIQHIGLGLYDVLCGQGYCVFALSPGSIQIFNGIQMIHNVQAGIQFIIRNADRFDIDKNRLGIMGISAGGHLAMNALLREPKFIGSATDGIKFLYEYIKTIALFCSPVDLLSFYSMTTSSWEIQTILLRLIRKKSFLEDEIEPPAEEIEPRLKDLSPFFFPFEDITSPPSVFLFHGTKDSLVPFSQSEHFYKKLKSYQWNCNLITKENVEHIWKDMSRDFDYLGKQFSMQLTK; from the coding sequence ATGAAAGAAGAACCAAAAAAGACGCATGTGTATTTAAGGCCTGTGCAGGAATTATATAATCCAGCAAGTAAACTAACTATACGACCTAAGACAAAAGGGCTATTTGTGCATGAACCTCATTGTATATATGCAGAGGCTTATGGTATTGCTCTTACGATGGATATATTTAAGCCTATTGGGAAAAGTAATGGGATAGGTATTATTGATGTTGTTTCTAATGGATGGTTCTCAGATAGACACCAATTAATACAACATATTGGATTGGGGCTTTATGATGTGCTTTGTGGTCAAGGATATTGTGTATTTGCTTTATCTCCTGGTTCTATCCAAATATTTAATGGTATACAAATGATTCATAATGTTCAGGCAGGGATTCAATTCATCATAAGAAATGCAGACAGATTTGATATAGATAAAAATCGACTGGGGATTATGGGAATATCTGCTGGTGGACATCTTGCGATGAATGCTCTTTTAAGGGAACCTAAGTTTATTGGAAGTGCAACCGATGGCATAAAATTTCTATATGAATATATAAAAACGATTGCTTTATTTTGCTCTCCAGTTGATTTATTATCATTTTATTCTATGACAACGTCATCCTGGGAAATTCAAACTATCCTTTTACGTCTTATACGGAAAAAATCTTTTCTTGAAGATGAGATAGAACCACCTGCTGAGGAAATCGAACCTCGTTTGAAAGACTTATCACCATTTTTTTTCCCATTTGAAGATATAACGTCGCCTCCTTCTGTATTTTTATTTCATGGGACAAAAGATTCTCTTGTGCCCTTTTCGCAATCGGAACATTTTTATAAAAAGTTAAAAAGTTATCAATGGAATTGTAATTTAATAACCAAAGAGAATGTAGAACATATATGGAAAGATATGTCTAGGGACTTTGATTATTTAGGCAAACAGTTTTCTATGCAACTAACCAAGTAA
- a CDS encoding NrpR regulatory domain-containing protein, whose translation MKSFQEIKVRRQLQAILQVLANHESPIGSERISEILRISGIELTDRAIRDYLILTDQLGWTVNYGRKGRKITEKGIRELETELVVDKVGFVSSKVEELAYRMDFDIKKGQGTIILNISYFGKEYLKKFIKKICMVYENNLGMGKLLTIADEKTRLGSFRVPEKHVAIGTICSVSLNGIFLRNSIPMTSRFGTLVELSDSKPKRFTQIISYEGTTIDPLEIFIRGKMTSVWEATQTGNGVIGVSFREIPSVSLTKAKELSREVEECMLGGILAIGSPNQPLLDMPVSQGRTGLLVLAGLNPIAVLAEHGIEVISKAMSTLFDYNSLIEYTEIEKYVRNHFW comes from the coding sequence ATGAAAAGTTTTCAAGAGATAAAGGTTCGTAGACAATTACAAGCGATACTTCAGGTATTAGCCAATCATGAAAGCCCGATTGGCAGTGAACGTATTTCTGAAATATTGAGGATTTCTGGCATTGAACTTACTGATAGAGCCATACGAGATTATCTCATTCTTACGGATCAGTTAGGTTGGACTGTAAACTATGGTCGGAAAGGCAGGAAAATTACTGAGAAGGGAATACGTGAACTTGAGACTGAATTAGTTGTTGACAAGGTAGGATTTGTGTCCTCTAAAGTTGAGGAATTAGCATATCGAATGGATTTTGACATAAAAAAGGGACAAGGAACGATTATTTTAAATATAAGTTATTTTGGGAAGGAGTATTTGAAAAAATTTATAAAGAAGATATGTATGGTTTATGAAAACAATTTAGGGATGGGAAAATTACTTACGATTGCAGATGAAAAGACGCGTTTAGGTTCATTCAGGGTACCTGAAAAACATGTGGCAATTGGGACTATATGTAGTGTGAGTTTAAATGGTATCTTTCTGCGAAACAGTATTCCTATGACCTCACGATTTGGCACTCTTGTGGAATTGAGTGATAGTAAACCGAAACGATTTACTCAGATTATTAGCTACGAAGGGACAACTATTGACCCACTGGAAATATTTATTCGAGGGAAGATGACCAGTGTCTGGGAAGCGACACAAACGGGTAACGGTGTTATTGGTGTTAGTTTTAGGGAAATACCTTCGGTATCTTTAACGAAGGCAAAAGAATTATCGCGGGAAGTGGAGGAGTGTATGTTAGGTGGAATATTGGCGATTGGTTCGCCTAATCAGCCTTTGCTGGATATGCCTGTATCGCAGGGTAGAACAGGTTTACTTGTACTTGCTGGGTTAAATCCGATTGCGGTTCTTGCTGAACACGGAATTGAGGTTATTTCCAAAGCAATGAGCACTTTGTTTGATTATAATTCATTAATTGAGTATACAGAGATAGAGAAATATGTTAGGAATCATTTTTGGTGA
- the gdhA gene encoding NADP-specific glutamate dehydrogenase has product MPYIEDVIELVLKKNPAEPEFHQAVREVLESIKPAVDRHPEFKENRILERLVEPERVIMFRVPWIDDKGNIQVNRGFRIQFNSAIGPYKGGLRFHPTVYLGILKFLAFEQIFKNALTTLPMGGGKGGSDFDPKGKSDNEVMRFCQSFMNELFRHIGPDTDVPAGDIGVGGREIGYLFGQYKKIKNEFTGVLTGKALSWGGSLIRPEATGYGLIYFAQNMLKTRGDSLDGKVCLVSGSGNVAQYTIEKLNQLGAKAVTLSDSDGTIYDPAGIDQEKLAFVLELKNVRRGRIKEYAEKFKGVQYFQGKKPWGVAKCDCAFPCATQNEINAEDAQVLVKNGCFLVAEGANMPSTPEAVDIFHQNGVLFGPGKAANAGGVAVSGLEMAQNAQHTNWTREEVDRRLQEIMFAIHKQSYETADEYGYPGNYVVGANIAGFMKVATAMLDQGVV; this is encoded by the coding sequence ATGCCATACATTGAAGATGTAATTGAACTCGTCTTGAAAAAAAACCCAGCAGAACCCGAGTTTCACCAAGCAGTTAGAGAAGTATTAGAGTCTATCAAACCTGCGGTCGACAGACATCCAGAATTTAAAGAAAATAGAATATTAGAAAGATTAGTTGAACCAGAACGTGTAATTATGTTCCGTGTACCATGGATAGATGATAAAGGAAATATACAAGTTAACCGTGGTTTCCGCATCCAATTCAACAGTGCCATCGGACCCTATAAAGGCGGATTACGATTCCACCCGACAGTATATCTCGGAATATTGAAGTTTTTGGCATTCGAACAAATATTTAAAAATGCTTTAACCACCTTACCTATGGGAGGTGGAAAGGGTGGTTCTGATTTTGACCCTAAAGGGAAATCAGATAATGAAGTGATGCGATTTTGCCAATCTTTTATGAACGAATTGTTCCGTCATATCGGCCCAGATACCGACGTTCCAGCAGGCGATATCGGCGTCGGTGGTAGAGAAATCGGCTACTTATTTGGACAATACAAAAAAATAAAAAATGAGTTTACAGGTGTACTCACTGGAAAAGCATTAAGCTGGGGTGGCTCCTTAATTCGTCCAGAAGCAACTGGTTACGGATTGATTTACTTCGCTCAAAATATGTTAAAAACAAGGGGTGATTCATTAGATGGTAAAGTATGTTTAGTTTCAGGTTCTGGAAACGTTGCTCAATACACCATTGAAAAGTTAAACCAGCTTGGAGCCAAAGCAGTAACGCTTTCTGATTCTGATGGAACAATTTATGACCCCGCTGGAATTGACCAAGAAAAATTGGCCTTCGTTTTAGAATTGAAAAATGTCCGTCGCGGAAGAATCAAAGAATATGCCGAAAAATTCAAAGGTGTCCAGTATTTCCAAGGGAAAAAGCCATGGGGAGTTGCCAAATGTGATTGTGCATTCCCATGTGCTACTCAAAACGAAATAAATGCAGAAGATGCACAAGTTCTGGTTAAAAATGGATGTTTCCTCGTTGCAGAAGGTGCAAATATGCCATCAACACCAGAGGCAGTAGATATTTTCCATCAAAATGGCGTCCTGTTCGGTCCCGGAAAAGCAGCAAATGCTGGTGGTGTTGCTGTGTCTGGACTTGAAATGGCACAAAATGCACAACATACAAATTGGACACGTGAAGAAGTGGATAGACGACTCCAAGAAATTATGTTTGCTATCCATAAGCAATCCTATGAAACAGCCGATGAATATGGCTACCCTGGAAATTATGTTGTGGGTGCTAATATTGCTGGCTTCATGAAAGTTGCCACTGCAATGTTAGACCAAGGTGTTGTATAA
- a CDS encoding bifunctional nuclease family protein: MIEVRLLAVTKTPNNSGGALVLLESEGKILPILVGIPEAVSIQMAQMGEKPIRPLTHDLICNLLAGLRARLESVTIYKLENDTFFAHMNIEQKNAEGQIEQILKIDARPSDSIAVAICLGCPIFVAEEVMDIAGREIELQVDEEEHDDEEGEEPHEHESDENDPFG; encoded by the coding sequence ATGATAGAAGTTCGATTACTTGCAGTGACAAAAACTCCGAATAATAGTGGTGGTGCTTTGGTTTTGCTTGAATCAGAAGGGAAAATTTTGCCAATCCTTGTTGGTATACCTGAAGCGGTTTCAATTCAGATGGCACAGATGGGTGAAAAGCCTATACGTCCTTTGACGCATGACCTGATTTGTAATTTACTTGCGGGACTCAGAGCACGATTGGAATCTGTTACAATCTATAAACTTGAAAATGATACTTTTTTTGCCCATATGAATATTGAGCAGAAGAATGCAGAGGGGCAAATTGAGCAGATATTAAAAATAGATGCACGTCCGAGTGATAGTATTGCGGTGGCAATATGTTTGGGCTGTCCAATATTTGTAGCGGAAGAGGTAATGGATATTGCGGGTAGAGAAATTGAACTTCAGGTTGATGAGGAGGAACATGATGATGAGGAGGGTGAAGAACCTCATGAGCATGAATCTGATGAAAATGACCCATTTGGCTAA
- the tadA gene encoding tRNA adenosine(34) deaminase TadA → MLNISHEYYMRQALIEAQKAYDQGEVPVGCVIVHNNTIIARGYNQREQLQDPTAHAEIIAITSASSALKSWRLDGTRMYVTLEPCPMCAGAIILSRIPEVYFGAFDPKAGCCGTLMNLLADSRFNHRPLVVSGICANECGSLLTNFFQGIRQKTKDTF, encoded by the coding sequence ATGTTGAATATATCACATGAATATTATATGAGACAGGCACTCATTGAAGCACAAAAAGCCTATGACCAAGGAGAGGTACCCGTAGGTTGCGTTATTGTGCATAACAATACTATTATTGCACGGGGTTATAATCAACGGGAGCAATTACAAGACCCGACAGCCCATGCGGAAATAATTGCTATCACTTCTGCGTCTTCTGCGTTGAAGAGCTGGCGTCTTGATGGAACAAGGATGTATGTAACGTTGGAACCATGTCCGATGTGTGCTGGTGCTATTATTTTATCGCGGATTCCAGAAGTATATTTTGGTGCTTTTGACCCTAAAGCGGGATGTTGTGGCACATTAATGAATCTTCTTGCAGACTCACGGTTTAACCACAGACCTTTGGTTGTTTCTGGAATTTGTGCTAATGAGTGTGGTTCTTTATTGACCAATTTTTTTCAAGGAATCCGTCAGAAAACGAAAGACACTTTTTAA
- a CDS encoding SprT-like domain-containing protein produces MRDILQLEFDFDSIEKRDIDINAIETSSHIKHQNNNTNQFIKQPEKFLSYLKSDSLINNIAIHNEQNKVKIIINVKTKKRVQRIYYALPSIFDASINEWKIIKNVFIGKFASRELVLPILKKYQIYKNPIYRGHKTHQGEFYDLKYFFNKLNHEYFENHLTNNIFWSKSKFKKRARGYLLGYFNWNSLTVYISQLLDSNLIPEEVLEVIIYHELVHAFIFTQQSIYEKPHGLEFKKYYYRHPKAKIIEKFINTKEFETLMKKVIQTKKKRLSN; encoded by the coding sequence ATGAGAGATATATTACAATTAGAATTTGATTTTGATTCCATTGAAAAACGTGATATTGATATAAATGCAATAGAAACATCAAGTCACATCAAACATCAGAACAATAATACCAATCAGTTCATTAAACAGCCAGAAAAATTCCTATCTTACCTTAAATCAGATTCACTTATAAATAATATCGCAATACACAATGAACAAAATAAGGTTAAAATTATAATCAACGTAAAAACTAAAAAACGAGTACAAAGAATATATTATGCTCTTCCATCTATCTTTGATGCATCTATAAACGAATGGAAAATAATAAAAAATGTTTTTATTGGTAAATTCGCTTCAAGAGAATTAGTGCTACCCATCCTTAAAAAATATCAAATTTATAAAAACCCAATTTATCGAGGACACAAAACCCATCAAGGTGAATTCTATGACCTCAAATATTTCTTTAATAAACTCAATCATGAATATTTTGAAAATCATCTAACAAACAATATTTTCTGGTCTAAAAGTAAATTCAAAAAACGAGCCCGTGGATATCTTTTAGGATATTTTAATTGGAATTCTTTAACTGTATATATAAGTCAACTACTGGATAGTAATTTAATTCCTGAGGAAGTTCTCGAAGTTATTATTTATCATGAATTAGTTCATGCATTTATATTTACCCAACAATCAATTTATGAAAAACCTCACGGATTAGAATTTAAAAAATATTATTACAGACATCCGAAAGCAAAAATAATAGAGAAATTCATAAATACGAAAGAATTCGAAACACTAATGAAAAAGGTTATACAGACCAAAAAAAAGAGGCTCTCAAATTAA
- a CDS encoding sigma-70 family RNA polymerase sigma factor yields MNNSLQFMDGDKTPRSSYSDEALMTLLAHGEETALIELVQRYQNEVFRFCYHYLRDIEMAKDAVQEVFLRLYIARDRYNSEKRLKPWLLCIARNLCLNELKRQKLIHFETFDSYIENQNYEQSEPTKQGFENQKSLTPFEKLVIEERQKILWDELNKLPEDAREVIVLRYFEKMHARDIAEILDTTEGAVRTKLHRILKYLKDRLDERKDFDE; encoded by the coding sequence ATGAACAACTCACTACAATTTATGGATGGTGATAAAACACCACGTTCTTCTTACTCAGATGAAGCATTAATGACCCTACTTGCTCATGGAGAAGAAACCGCACTCATTGAATTAGTTCAAAGATACCAAAATGAAGTATTTCGTTTTTGTTACCATTATTTGAGAGATATAGAAATGGCAAAAGACGCCGTGCAAGAAGTTTTCCTTCGTCTTTATATCGCACGTGACCGATACAACTCCGAAAAAAGACTTAAACCATGGTTATTATGTATCGCCCGAAACCTATGCCTGAACGAATTAAAAAGACAAAAGTTAATACATTTTGAAACATTCGATAGTTATATCGAAAACCAAAATTATGAGCAAAGTGAACCAACGAAGCAAGGCTTCGAAAACCAAAAATCCCTTACACCCTTTGAAAAACTTGTCATAGAAGAACGCCAAAAAATACTTTGGGATGAATTAAACAAACTACCTGAAGATGCTCGTGAAGTTATCGTACTTCGCTATTTTGAAAAAATGCATGCGAGAGATATTGCCGAAATCCTTGATACTACCGAAGGTGCCGTTCGAACAAAACTTCACAGAATATTGAAATACTTAAAAGATAGGTTAGATGAGCGGAAAGATTTCGATGAATAA
- a CDS encoding citrate synthase — MTETCKLILRGNEYELPVFEGTEKEIGIDIRKLRETTGALTYDPGYGNTGSCKSGITYIDGEKGILRYRGYPIESLAGKFPFSQIAYLLIYGELPTPAQAKEWRRQLTLNSFIHQGMVNFFSFFPDNAHPMSILSSMVAAMPSFYPNYEKEDINNIIVRIIGQAKTIAAFSYKKSVGEPYIYPRTDHSYCANFLRMMFASPAEDYVVPKVFEKALDLLLILHVDHEQNCSTSTVRMVGSSMANLYVSVSAGISALWGRLHGGANEAVLNMLQMIYNDGANYKKYVELAKKKNSDFRLMGFGHRVYKNYDPRAKLLKGAVDSIFSEMGINDPLLEIAKNLEDVALNDAYFIEKKLYPNIDFYSGILYRAMGIPTQMFTVLFSLGRIPGWIAHWLEMRNDPDTRIHRPRQIYTGPNERQPNV; from the coding sequence ATGACAGAAACATGCAAATTAATTTTAAGAGGTAATGAATATGAATTACCAGTATTTGAAGGAACTGAAAAAGAAATCGGCATTGATATTCGAAAGCTTCGTGAAACGACTGGTGCATTAACTTATGACCCAGGATATGGCAATACGGGTTCATGCAAAAGTGGGATAACATATATTGATGGAGAAAAAGGTATATTGCGGTATCGTGGTTATCCCATTGAATCATTAGCGGGAAAATTCCCTTTTTCTCAGATTGCATACTTATTGATATATGGAGAATTGCCGACACCAGCACAGGCAAAAGAATGGAGAAGACAACTCACGCTGAATAGTTTTATACATCAAGGGATGGTAAACTTTTTCTCTTTTTTTCCTGATAATGCACATCCGATGAGTATTTTAAGTTCTATGGTAGCGGCAATGCCTTCATTTTATCCTAATTATGAAAAAGAGGATATAAATAATATCATTGTCCGAATTATTGGTCAGGCAAAAACAATAGCGGCATTTTCATATAAAAAATCTGTTGGCGAGCCGTATATATATCCACGAACAGACCATTCTTATTGTGCGAATTTTTTGCGAATGATGTTTGCGTCTCCTGCGGAAGATTATGTTGTACCCAAGGTGTTTGAGAAGGCACTCGATTTGTTGTTAATTTTGCATGTTGACCATGAACAAAATTGTAGTACATCAACAGTAAGGATGGTAGGAAGTTCGATGGCGAATCTATATGTAAGTGTTTCGGCTGGAATTAGTGCGTTATGGGGACGTTTACATGGGGGTGCTAATGAAGCGGTATTGAATATGTTACAGATGATTTATAATGATGGAGCCAACTATAAAAAATATGTGGAATTAGCCAAAAAGAAGAACTCAGACTTCCGTTTAATGGGATTTGGGCATCGTGTTTACAAAAATTATGACCCACGTGCAAAACTGCTAAAAGGTGCGGTTGATTCTATTTTTTCAGAAATGGGGATTAATGATCCATTATTAGAGATTGCTAAGAATTTAGAAGACGTTGCTTTAAATGATGCCTATTTTATTGAGAAAAAGTTGTATCCAAATATTGACTTTTACAGTGGTATTCTCTATCGTGCGATGGGTATCCCGACACAAATGTTTACTGTATTGTTTTCATTAGGAAGGATTCCAGGCTGGATTGCCCATTGGTTAGAGATGAGGAATGACCCAGATACACGGATTCATCGTCCAAGGCAGATATACACAGGACCTAATGAACGGCAACCGAATGTATGA